The following are from one region of the Arachis duranensis cultivar V14167 chromosome 10, aradu.V14167.gnm2.J7QH, whole genome shotgun sequence genome:
- the LOC107469721 gene encoding uncharacterized protein LOC107469721: MASLKTMKKVQQLAGRVAALSRFLPAVSSRSYHFFQTITKNKKFEWTTKCETAFTELKAILSSPPVLQRPEVAKPLYLYLSTSNYSISSALVIETGKIQKPVYFVSRVMQPAEQMYPRIEQLALTLVTIARRLRHYFQIHLIIVRTNQPLRQILTKPKLAGRLTKWSIELSEFDIQFQSRPTLKAQILADFISKLTPDENHYNKAWKLHIDGASSREESGAGIVLKEGDKVIAEQSLQFQFSASNNQAEYKAFIAGLKLALNLQVYSLTTHCDSLLVVQQIQGEFQVKDPLLERYWLIAKDLISKFSSFIILHVHREKNIRADILSKHASTRADTQTSTLSQLIVKKPSIELLSIRSINHLHDWRTPFLEYINTGIIPRDELNPQNFRRKASLYTNIAGQLYKRSFSQPLLKCLNKDEAKEVMDEVHEGVCGNHIRG, from the coding sequence ATGGCGAGCCttaaaacaatgaaaaaagtcCAACAGTTAGCAGGGAGAGTGGCTGCTCTATCACGATTCTTGCCAGCGGTATCAAGCCGATCGTATCATTTCTTCCAGACAATAACAAAGAATAAGAAATTCGAATGGACAACAAAATGCGAGACAGCATTCACCGAGCTCAAAGCCATTTTATCATCACCACCAGTGTTACAAAGACCAGAAGTCGCTAAAcctttatacttatatttatctACTTCCAATTATTCTATAAGCTCGGCTCTCGTCATTGAGACAGGAAAAATACAAAAGCCAGTATATTTCGTCAGCAGAGTCATGCAACCAGCAGAGCAAATGTATCCAAGAATAGAGCAGCTAGCCTTAACACTGGTGACAATAGCAAGAAGACTCAGGCACTACTTTCAAATCCACCTAATAATCGTAAGGACGAACCAACCATTAAGGCAAATACTGACAAAACCAAAACTGGCCGGACGACTGACCAAATGGTCTATAGAGCTCTCTGAGTTTGATATTCAGTTCCAATCAAGGCCGACTTTGAAAGCACAAATCCTCGCAGACTTCATTTCCAAACTAACGCCAGATGAGAACCACTACAACAAAGCTTGGAAATTACATATTGACGGGGCATCGAGCCGAGAAGAAAGCGGGGCTGGAATAGTCCTGAAAGAAGGAGACAAGGTGATAGCTGAGCAATCCCTCCAATTCCAATTCTCGGCAAGCAACAATCAGGCCGAGTACAAGGCGTTCATAGCAGGACTCAAGCTCGCCCTCAATCTCCAAGTGTATAGCCTGACAACACATTGTGATTCCCTCTTGGTGGTTCAACAAATCCAAGGAGAATTTCAGGTAAAAGATCCCTTGCTGGAGCGGTATTGGCTCATAGCAAAGGATCTCATTTCAAAATTCAGTTCGTTCATCATATTACATGTGCATAGAGAAAAGAACATTAGAGCAGACATATTATCTAAACATGCATCCACTAGGGCGGACACACAAACATCGACATTATCACAACTCATAGTTAAAAAACCTAGCATTGAACTATTATCTATAAGAAGCATTAACCACCTCCACGACTGGAGAACACCTTTCCTTGAGTACATCAATACAGGTATCATACCCAGAGATGAACTTAACCCGCAAAACTTCAGACGAAAAGCAAGTCTCTACACAAACATAGCAGGACAACTATACAAGCGCAGTTTCTCACAACCACTACTAAAATGCCTAAACAAAGATGAAGCAAAAGAGGTAATGGACGAAGTTCATGAGGGCGTATGCGGAAACCACATCAGAGGATGA